The Streptomyces sp. NBC_00483 genome contains the following window.
CTGGCACGGCGGTGCGGGTCGCGGGCCCGCGCCACCCCGCCCCGCCACGAGGGAGGCCCGACCATGACCCGGCAACCGCCGCCCCACACTCTGCGTACCGCCCACCTCACCGACCCCCTGGGCGTCGACGACCAACACCCGGACCTCGCCTGGCAGTTGGCGCGCGGTCGGCAGGCCGCCTATCAGGTGCAGGCCGCTACCACGGCCGCCCTGCTCGCCGACGGCACCTGCGACCTGTGGGACAGTGGCCGCGTTCCCGGCACGGTCCATACCGGCGTCCACTACGACGGCAAGGCGCCCGGCGCGCGGCAGCGCGTGTGGTGGCGGGTACGCGTGTGGGAGTCGCGCGCACCGGACCACGAGGAGGACGGTCCGACCGCCTGGAGCGCACCCGCGACCTGGGAGACCGGACTACCTACCGCCGCCGACTGGGCGGACGCCGAGTGGATCACCGCACCGGACCTGCGCCCCGGCGACCCCCTGCCCCTCCTCGTCCGCGACCTCGCCCTCCCCGCCACCCCCGTCCGCGCCCGCCTGTACGCCACCGCACTCGGCGTCTACGAGGCCTTCGTCAATGGCGCACACGCCGGCGACGCCCGCCTCGAACCCGGCTGCACCGCCTTCGACAAACGCCTGCTCTACGCCACGTACGACGTCACCGACACGCTGCGGGCCGGAGCCAACACGATCGGCATCGCCCTCGGCAACGGCATCGCGCGCGTCCTCGAATCCGACGGCCGCTACACCAAACTGCGCGCCGACCACGGCAGCCCCCGCGCCCTCGCGCTCCTGTACGCCGAGTACGCGGACGGCACCACGACCACCGTGGTCACCGACCCGAGCTGGCGCACGCATCCCGGCCCGGTCACCCTGTCGGCCTGGTTCGGCGGTGAGGAGTACGACGCCCGCCTCGAACCCGACGACTGGCACCGCCCCGGCGCCGACCGCGGCGGCTGGCGGCCCGCCGTCCCCGCGCCGCTGCCCACCGCCGTCGCCCTGACGGCGCGCGCCCATCCGCCGGTCGAGGTCGTCGACACCCTCACGCCCGTCTCCGTCAGCGAGCCGCGGCCCGGCGTGCACGTCTTCGACCTCGGCACGAACATCGCGGGACGGCCGTGCCTCGACGTGACCGGGCCCGCCGGCACCTCCGTGGTGATCCGGCCGGCCGAGCTCCTGGCGCCGGACGGCACCGTCAACCAGCGGTTCACCGGCACGCCCTGCTTCGACCGCTACACCCTGCGCGGCGACCCCGACGGCGAACGCTGGCGACCCGCCACCGTCTACCACGGCTTCCGCTGGCTCCAGGTCGAAGGGCTGCCCGCACCGCCCGCGCCGGACACCCTGCGTGGCGAGGTGATGCGGGTCGCCAACACCCCAGCGGGCGGCTTCCGTTGCTCGTCCGAGCTGCTCAACGGGGTCCACCGGCTGATCGACCGCGCCGTCCAGAGCAACATGTACAGCCTGCTCACCGACTGCCCGCACCGCGAGAAGCTCGGCTGGCTCGAACAGGTGCACCTCGTCTTCCCCGCCGTCGCCCACGGCTACGACGTCGCCGCGCACTACCGCAAGCTGGTGCGCGACATGGCCGACGCGCAGACCGCCTCCGGCCTCGTACCGGACATCGCCCCCGAGTACACCGTCTTCGAGGACAAGTTCCGCGACGACGCCAACTGGGGCGGCGCGCTGGTCCTCGCGCCGTGGTGGCTGCACCGCACCTACGGCGACACCGCCACGCTGCGCGCCCACTACCCGCGCATGCTCCGCTACCTCGACCATCTGCACTCCCGCTCGCCCGACGGGCTGATCCTCGAGCACGGGCTCGGCGACTGGATGGCCTTCGACACCTCCACCCCCAAGGCCGTCACCGCGACCTTCGCCCACCAGCGGATCGTCACCGCGCTCGGTGACATCGCCGAGGCGATCGGCGCGCACGGCGACGCCGCCGCCCACCGCCGCCTGGCGAGCGACATCGCCGACGCCTTCCACCGGCGGTTCCACGACGCGGACCGGCACACCTACGGCAGCGGCAGCCAGGCCTGCGACGCGCTCGCCCTCGCGGCGGGCGCCGTCCCTCCCGAAGAGACGCGAGCCGTCCTCGACCACCTCGTCGCGGGCATCCGCGCCGCGGGCGACCACGTGACCGTCGGCGAGATCGCCCTGCCGTCACTGCTGCGCGCCCTGTCCGACCACGGCCGCGACGACGTCGTATGGGACCTGCTCAGCCGCACCGACAACCCCAGCTACGGCTATCAACTCGCCCACGGTGCGACGGCGTTGACGGAACGCTGGGACGGCCCGACCCGAGGTTCCTCGCAGAACCACTACATGCTCGGCGCGGCCTCCGAGTGGCTGGTCGGCTCACTGGCCGGTCTGCGTCAGGCCCCGGACTCGGTCGCGTACGAGCACATCGTGGTACGTCCTGCCCCTGTCGGCGACCTGACCTGGGCGAGCGCCTGGTACGACACCCCGCGCGGCCGGGCCTCCGTGGCCTGGCACCGGGACGCGGACGTCTTCCGTCTGACGGTCACGCTGCCGCCCGGCGCCGACACCCGGGTGGAGCTGCCGCTGCCCAACGGCGACCGTGACGTACGCCAAGTGCCGCCAGGCAGCCATGAGTTCACGGTGCCCGGAGACTGGAGCCCCGATGTCGCCTGACGACCGGCAGGCGCACCGCATGCCCTACTGGGCCGACTTCACGCCCGGCACAGGCCTGCGCCGCCCACCCCGCATCGCCCCGCTCCCGTCCGGCGCCGCCCGCCTCGACCTGGGCGGGGCCTGGTCGTTCCGGCTCTCGCCGACCGCCCGCGCGCCACTCGACTTCCTGACCGGGCCGCCGGCCCACGGCGCGGACGCCTGGTCGCCGCTGCCCGTCCCTTCGCACTGGGTGCTGCACGGCCACGGCGTCCCCCGCTACACCAACACCGCCTACCCGTTCCCCATCGACCCGCCCCACGTCCCCGACGCCAACCCCACCGGCGATCACCACCGCACCTTCGACCTGCCCGACGGCTGGCGCATCGGCGGCAGCGTCCTGCGGTTCGACGGCGTCGACTCGGCTTGCAAAGTCTGGCTCAACGGGCAGGAGTTGGGCACGTCGAAGGGGAGCCGGCTGCCCGTCGAGTTCGACGCGGCCCACGCCCTGCGCCCAGGCCGCAACGACCTCGCCGTTCGCGTCCATCGCTGGTCGTCCGGCAGCTACCTGGAGGACCAGGACATGTGGTGGCTGCCCGGGATCTTCCGCGACGTCACCCTCCTGGAGCGCCCTCCGGGAGGCATCGACGACTGCTTCGTGCACGCGGACTACGACCATGTGCGCCGCGAAGGACGACTGGGCGTCGACACCTCGGCACCGGACGCCCGCCTCACCGTCCCCGAACTCGGCATCCATGAGCATCCCGCCGGCCGGAGCCTCACCCTGCCGGGCGTGGAACCCTGGAGCGCCGAACAACCCCGTCTCTACGACGCCGAGTTGTGTACCGACACCGAACGCGTACGGCTGCGCATCGGCTTCCGTACCGTCGCGATCGTCGACGGCCGCTTCACCGTCAACGGCGCCCCCGTACTGCTGCGCGGCGTCAACCGGCACGAGCACGACCCCGACCGGGGCCGCGCCCTCGACCTCCCCACGATGCGTCGCGACGTCGAGCTGATGAAGGCGCACAACATCAACGCCGTGCGCACCGCCCACTACCCGCCGCACCCCGCCTTCCTCGACCTCTGTGACGAACTGGGCCTGTGGGTGATCGACGAGTGCGACATCGAGACCCATGGATTCATCCACGCCGACTGGGCGGGCAATCCGATAGACGACCCGCGCTGGCGCCCGATGCTCCTGGACCGGATGCAGCGCATGGTCGAACGGGACAAGAACCACCCCAGCGTCGTCATCTGGTCCCTGGGCAACGAGAGCCACGCAGGAACCAACCTCGCCGACCTCGCGACCTGGACCCGCGACCGCGACCCCTCCCGTCCCCTGCACTACGAACGCGACCGTACCTACCGCCACTCCGACTTCTACAGCCTCATGTACGCGCCGGTGGACGACGTCGACGGCATCGGCCGCCGTGCCGAGCCGGTGCCGCCCGAGAACGCGGACCATCCCGAACTGGAGGAGCGGAGGCGCCAGTTGCCCTTCCTGCTGTGCGAGTACGCACACGCCATGGGCAACGGGCCGGGATCCCTGGAGGAGTACCAGCGCACCCTGGAGCAACACCCGCGCTGCGCCGGGGCGTTCGTGTGGGAGTGGATCGAGCACGGCTTCCGGCGCACCACCGAAGACGGCCGGGAGTTCTTCGCGTACGGAGGCGACTTCGGCGACCGGCCGCACGGCGGCACATTCTGCGTCGACGGCCTCGTCCACCCCGACCGCACTCCGTCTCCGGGCCTCGCCGCGTACAAGAAGGCCATTGAACCCGTCGGCATCACTATCGAGTCGGCTGATCCGGGGCGGATCACCGTGCGCAACCGCCACGACGTCCGCGACCTGTCGCACCTGCGCTTCACCTGGACAGCCGGGCGCGAGGGACTGCCGTGTGCCCAGGGCGAGTTGAAGGTTCCCGCCGTGGCCGCCCGTCAGTGCGTGGACGTGCCGCTGCCCACCGTGGACACCACGGGCGACGGGGAGGTGTGGCTGACCGTACGTGCCGTACTCGCCGCGGACGCACCTTGGGCACCCGCCGGGCACGAGGTCGCCTGGGCGCAGGCCCGCCTGGCCGGTCCACGCCACCGTGCGACGGCCGCGCCTTCCGTACCCGCGACGACGGCCGCCCCGCTCCTCGACGGCCCCCACCTCGACATCTGGCGCGCCCCCACCGACAACGACCGCGGCATGGGCGACAACTCCGTGCTGCGCGAGTGGCGTTCGGCCGGCCTCGACCGGCTCGTGCCCCGCACCCTGGCCGAGGGGCCCCATGGCGCCGAGGTCCGGCTCGCGCCCGAGGGGTTCCCGCACGGCCTGCGCATGCGGCACGAGTGGACCGAGGACGGCGACGCGTGGCGCCTCGCCGTCGAGATCACCCCCGAGGGGCCCTGGGGCGAGCGCACCCTCCCCAAGGCCGGCGTCCGCTTCACCCTGCCCGACCGCTTCGACCGGATCCGCTGGTACGGCAAGGGCCCGGGGGAGGCGTACCCGGACAGTGAACACGCCGCCCGTGTCGGCCTGTTCACCTCCACCGTGGCCGCCCTGCAGACCCCGTACGTCGTGCCCCAGGAGAACGGGCGGCGGGCCGACGTCCGCTGGGCCGAGCTCACCGACCCGGCCACCGGCGAAGGCCTGCGCGTCGAGGCCGCCGACCCCGACCGCCCCTTCGGCCTCACCGTCCGCCCCTGGAGCACCGAGGCCCTGGACGCCGCCGCCCACCCCTGCGACCTCACCCCCGACGGCCGCCTCCACCTGCACATCGACATCGCCCAGCACGGACTCGGCAGCGCCTCCTGCGGCCCCGGCCCGCTGCCGCAGCACCAACTGCACCCGCAGCACTGGCGGTTCGCCCTGCTGCTGCGCCGCCCGGAAGCGCCCGCACCGGGGCCGACATCAGGAGAGGCAACCGTATGAGCAGCGTCGAAGAGCTCCGCCCCGCGGAGACCGGACGTGCGCCCTTCACCCCCGACTGGGCGTCCCTGCGCCGGCACCGCGTCCCGGACTGGTTCCGCGACGCCAAGCTGGGCATCTGGTCGCACTGGGGCCCGCAGTGCGCGGCACGCCGCGGCGACTGGTACGCCCGCCACCTCTACGGCCCCTACTCCGGCACCGAGGACTTCGAGGTCGAGCGCACCGCCCGCCAGACCGCTCACCACCGCGCCCACTACGGGCACCCCTCCCGTTTCGGCCACAAGGACCTGTGCCACCAGTGGCGCGCCGAACGCTTCGACCCCGAAGCGCTGATGGACCGGTTCCGGCGCGCGGGCGCCCGCTACTTCGTCTCCCTCGCCGCCCACTGCGACAACTTCGACCTGTGGGACTCCGCGCACCAGCCGTGGAACTCCGTCAACGTCGGCCCGCGCACCGACATCGTCGCC
Protein-coding sequences here:
- a CDS encoding alpha-L-rhamnosidase: MTRQPPPHTLRTAHLTDPLGVDDQHPDLAWQLARGRQAAYQVQAATTAALLADGTCDLWDSGRVPGTVHTGVHYDGKAPGARQRVWWRVRVWESRAPDHEEDGPTAWSAPATWETGLPTAADWADAEWITAPDLRPGDPLPLLVRDLALPATPVRARLYATALGVYEAFVNGAHAGDARLEPGCTAFDKRLLYATYDVTDTLRAGANTIGIALGNGIARVLESDGRYTKLRADHGSPRALALLYAEYADGTTTTVVTDPSWRTHPGPVTLSAWFGGEEYDARLEPDDWHRPGADRGGWRPAVPAPLPTAVALTARAHPPVEVVDTLTPVSVSEPRPGVHVFDLGTNIAGRPCLDVTGPAGTSVVIRPAELLAPDGTVNQRFTGTPCFDRYTLRGDPDGERWRPATVYHGFRWLQVEGLPAPPAPDTLRGEVMRVANTPAGGFRCSSELLNGVHRLIDRAVQSNMYSLLTDCPHREKLGWLEQVHLVFPAVAHGYDVAAHYRKLVRDMADAQTASGLVPDIAPEYTVFEDKFRDDANWGGALVLAPWWLHRTYGDTATLRAHYPRMLRYLDHLHSRSPDGLILEHGLGDWMAFDTSTPKAVTATFAHQRIVTALGDIAEAIGAHGDAAAHRRLASDIADAFHRRFHDADRHTYGSGSQACDALALAAGAVPPEETRAVLDHLVAGIRAAGDHVTVGEIALPSLLRALSDHGRDDVVWDLLSRTDNPSYGYQLAHGATALTERWDGPTRGSSQNHYMLGAASEWLVGSLAGLRQAPDSVAYEHIVVRPAPVGDLTWASAWYDTPRGRASVAWHRDADVFRLTVTLPPGADTRVELPLPNGDRDVRQVPPGSHEFTVPGDWSPDVA
- a CDS encoding glycoside hydrolase family 2 TIM barrel-domain containing protein, which produces MSPDDRQAHRMPYWADFTPGTGLRRPPRIAPLPSGAARLDLGGAWSFRLSPTARAPLDFLTGPPAHGADAWSPLPVPSHWVLHGHGVPRYTNTAYPFPIDPPHVPDANPTGDHHRTFDLPDGWRIGGSVLRFDGVDSACKVWLNGQELGTSKGSRLPVEFDAAHALRPGRNDLAVRVHRWSSGSYLEDQDMWWLPGIFRDVTLLERPPGGIDDCFVHADYDHVRREGRLGVDTSAPDARLTVPELGIHEHPAGRSLTLPGVEPWSAEQPRLYDAELCTDTERVRLRIGFRTVAIVDGRFTVNGAPVLLRGVNRHEHDPDRGRALDLPTMRRDVELMKAHNINAVRTAHYPPHPAFLDLCDELGLWVIDECDIETHGFIHADWAGNPIDDPRWRPMLLDRMQRMVERDKNHPSVVIWSLGNESHAGTNLADLATWTRDRDPSRPLHYERDRTYRHSDFYSLMYAPVDDVDGIGRRAEPVPPENADHPELEERRRQLPFLLCEYAHAMGNGPGSLEEYQRTLEQHPRCAGAFVWEWIEHGFRRTTEDGREFFAYGGDFGDRPHGGTFCVDGLVHPDRTPSPGLAAYKKAIEPVGITIESADPGRITVRNRHDVRDLSHLRFTWTAGREGLPCAQGELKVPAVAARQCVDVPLPTVDTTGDGEVWLTVRAVLAADAPWAPAGHEVAWAQARLAGPRHRATAAPSVPATTAAPLLDGPHLDIWRAPTDNDRGMGDNSVLREWRSAGLDRLVPRTLAEGPHGAEVRLAPEGFPHGLRMRHEWTEDGDAWRLAVEITPEGPWGERTLPKAGVRFTLPDRFDRIRWYGKGPGEAYPDSEHAARVGLFTSTVAALQTPYVVPQENGRRADVRWAELTDPATGEGLRVEAADPDRPFGLTVRPWSTEALDAAAHPCDLTPDGRLHLHIDIAQHGLGSASCGPGPLPQHQLHPQHWRFALLLRRPEAPAPGPTSGEATV